In Alosa alosa isolate M-15738 ecotype Scorff River chromosome 10, AALO_Geno_1.1, whole genome shotgun sequence, the genomic stretch gggggtgtcagtgatgggagagtgggtagagtgttcagcatcctgattgcttggtggatgaagctacttgcaagtctggtggtgcgggagcggaggctcctgtacctcttTCCAGGCTGAATagttcgtgtgcagggtgggttgtgtccttgacaatcattagtgctttgcgggtgaggcaGGTGGTGTAAaagtcctgcagggaggggagtggtgctctaatgatcctcttagctgtgttaacaatgtgctggagggtcttcctgttctgatctgtgcagcttccgccccacactgtgatgcaactggacacgatgctctcgatggtccctctgtagaatgtggtcatgacgggaggcgtggcacttgccttcttcaatttggcgccaaagtagaggctgctgggctttcttcgccagtgatgctgtgttggtggtccaggagaggtcgtcgctgatgtgcacccccaggaattttgtgctgctcactctctccacagcatctccgtcgatggatagtggtggcagttgtttgtggcctctctgaaagttgacaacaatctccttggtcttgctgacattcagcaggaggttgttgtctttgcaccatttggccagcaggtctacttcttctctgtagtgagcctcatcgcccttagtgatgaggcccaccagtgttgtgttaTGTAGTGTTATGTAGTCTTTGAATGGAGTtctttgttgtttatttatggGTACAAAATAATAAGGCCTTTAATTTAATGTGCATATTGAAATAACTCAAATATGCATTCACATTTTGATCCAGAGTGACTGGCCACAAGTCGCACGCTGCACAGGGAGGAGCTTACCATGAGCAAGGCCAACAGGGATAACTCCCCTGGAGCCTcctggggttaagtgccttgctcaggggcacaGTAGTGCATGCCACAGTATGTAACATGGCATAAGTTACAGCAGTGAAAGCCCCTGGGATCTAACTCACAACTTTCCACTTTAACATTTTCAAAGCCACCAAACCACTATCATCGCCACTACCGCAATAGTTCAAATATTTGAAGAGATCAAAACGCCTGTTTAGAATTTTTTCTAATGTCTATATctaacacacacttcacacaggaACTGATGGACCATCAAGAAGAAGCATAAGTATACAAGGACTGAGGGTACCCCTTCCTCATCTGAATGATCGTCTCATGTTGATGACCTGTCATTCTCCTTTCTGTCCCACAGGGGGAGCTCTTGAGCCCATGCCGCTGTGACGGCTCAGTGCGCTGCACCCACCAGCCCTGCCTCATCCGCTGGATCAGCGAGAGAGGGTCCTGGAGCTGTGAGCTCTGCTACTTCAAATACCAAGTGCTGGCCATAAGCACCAAAAACCCCCTGCAGGTaactgtgtgtgcactgtgtgtgtgtgtgtgtgtgtgtgtgtgtgtgtgtgtatgtgtgtgtgtgtgtgtgtgtgcaacagagaaagagagagagagaaagagagatagagaggaaacaAAAAATATGTTCTGTCAACACTTAGTTGTCAAAGGAAATTGCATACAAAGAGGTGAACAAGCAaggaaattgagagagagagagtgtgtgtgtgtgtgtgtgtgtgtgtgtgtgtgtgtgtgtgtgtgtgtgtgtgtgtgtggtgttggtatGGGGGTGATTGGGGGCAAGGAGGGGTAAATGAGAGGGAGCAGCACACTCCCAAATGCCCAGATTACCCAAACAATTGAAATAGCTGTATTTCACACAATCAAAAACACCATGGTTCCAGGAGACACTCTTTCAAAACTGATTGGGCAGAGATGGACTGCAatgcagcattttttttttatcttaaaatTGAAAATTGTCCAGTGCATCATCAACAACTTGTCCTGAATAAACAATGTTCTTTGCTTGCTGTACATCATGGTGTTTGTGAGGCTTTGCTTGCTCAGTCCAAGACTGTTGTAGTATATTGTTAATTCAGACAGACATGGTATCAAGGGGAATATAAGTTTTGTAACTAATCCAGTCATTAAAAATGCTTTCAACTgccatctgcatgtgtgttgtcAGGGGCCATATGGGGCATACCTCTTCCAGCTGTTTTCATCACTTGCATGTGAAATATTTTGGAGCTAATTTGGGACTGAAATGCAGTCTCCAAAAGTTTTAGCATTGATGAGCATTCAAACAACCCCCCCCTTATTAGATGGAAGGAGGATGTAAGCCGTTTTAAATCCCCACCGtggacttcaaggcagcgctgcaaccgtcgacttcaaggcacctaaccctaaccttaactttaacccttgcctaaccctaacccttgcctaaccctagtgccttccatgcagtgctgcctggaagacaacgttgggggcttaaaacacctaAGCGCTCATGACTTTGGTTTTGAGGTTTTGATTTGAGGATCATGCTGATGTAACTGATGTGAGAATGTATGTTCATGGTTTAATATAAGAGTCttaaacctctctctccctcatcttcctcctctctctcctccctccagtGGCAGGCCATTTCCCTGACAGTGATCGAGAAGGTCCAGATCGCCGCCATCATCCTTGGCTCGCTGTTCCTCATTGCCAGCATCTCCTGGCTGGTGTGGTCCTCGCTCAGCCCCTCGGCCAAGTGGCAGCGGCAGGACCTGCTCTTCCAGATCTGCTACGGCATGTACGGATTCATGGACATCGTTTGTATAGGTGAGTGGACCCTGTGCGACTCAGGAATGATGTGCCTGCATTTACACAGGCCAATGAAAAACAGCATGGGTGGGTGAGGTAAGGTGCCCAATGTATCAGTTAGTTGTAGTGAATGCTGCGTTTAAAAAGTAGAAGACATCTGTGAGTTACAAATcaaacaaacatataattaGGAATTATTTGGCAAAATGGTGAAACAAACTTCACCAAACTTGGTAATTTCTGAACAACATCATTGAAGGGACAACAAAAAGGaaatataaattaataattCTTCAAGGCTTTTCAAAATCCAAAAATCAAAACATAAACAGCAGAAAAAACATATCTATGCTCTGACTCTAAGATGTTGTGTGCATAGTTGAGCATAGAGTTGGACAGATTTACAGACTACAAAAGGGGGGAAGACAACTACCTGTCTCTCCTGGTGCCCATGGAGAATGTCCATGCTGCAGGATATATTTCCAAGCCCCAAATCTCATACACCTGATTTCACAATCGTCTCTGAGGGGTGCCAGGCCCAGCTGAAtcaggtgtgtttgtggagcAGGAGAACAAAAGGCCAGTGTCAGTGTGCACAGTGACTGTTCATAAAGAGGTCTCGCTGGGTGCCTCCACAGATAAGGAGATTTATATGCAAGGTGGGCTGCAGTCGTACCATACACCTTATTTACTACACAGTGGGTGCTGAATATTCTTAATACATTGTTTTCTCTGTATATTATGTTTACAGATGTTAAAATAAAGTAGTTGGTAAAGAGAGTAATTTATGGCCATTATAATAAACAGATGTCTGCACTGCAGGTGTAATGTTCGAGGAGAAAAAGCTGTTTCATCCATTGCAAACAATATTAACCAACCTCAAAGATGCATTCTGTGACTctaaaccaatacaaaaaattgTTTAGTTCCGTAATGGTGTGCACACCTTAGCATTACAGTGATATAATTTCTGATCATAACTGGTGATTAAGTGGAACATATTCTGCAATCATGTAATTAGCCTGCGCCTATAAGTAGTGCAATGTGTCAGCATGGTAGAGCGGTGATGAACTCTCACATCCCGAGGCCCAGCTATTTTGTGCATGCATAAACAGCTACTTCTGCGTCCCCACCGAGACAATGTAAATGGTCATATCACTGATGACATGGCTAATGTCACCCCAATAAATCACTTGACACTTGAAAGCATCCGTGCCCCAAAATGAATAATTAAATGAaaagattatatatatatatatatatatcactgaTTGATTGAGGCCAGCGTGACTTGCCAAACCCTGGTGTTTCTGGGGAAGTTTACAAGGCAAAACAGGAGTGGGTTTGCATGTCTGACTCACAGTCGCATACAGCTTGTCCTACTTTCTCGTTAGTCAGCAGTATTTGGCAAGACCACGGTGGTGGTCGCTGCAGTTGGTGTTTGCAGctactgttttgttttgccagTGATATCTTGTTCTGAGAAATAGCAAGATATTTTTCAAGTGTTTGCTTTGTGCTTGTATTATTGATTATGTCATTTAGTATTCATAGTTCTGGACATCAGCTGTGGTTGGAGCTTTATTGCCTAGCTTCTGTGCAGTATGAGTAATTGATGTGCTGATCTGAGtgtgttttcattttctttgtctgtgcttgtctttttttctttctttctttcatttagtTGCTTGTGGCGAGGTCATTGTCTGTGCAATATGTCTGCACTGCAAATGCGAAGCGGCAATCCAACAGTCCTTTTTTTTGCCGTCTCTTTTAAATATTTACTTTTGTGCTCATGTGAGGGATTGCTCATTTTATATTCCCAAATGCATTTTGGTGGGGTTGAATTCTTaacatctcactctctctccctctgttctctctcccaatccccccttccctcttctctatccctccctcttctctttatctctgtctaatctctttctctttcactccatCATGTCTGCAACCGCCATCTCTTCCAATCCGCTTTGATGCTGTCTtttcccctccacccctccccacacTTCTTGCTGTCTTCCTCTGTATTGTTTGTCACACATATCTTCCAACTTTCTCTACTTCTACTCCGTTcctcttgtctctctttctctctctctctctctctctctctctccatctcccatccctctctctccctgtcctccatccttcccttcaaatctctctctctctcttgagcttgtcttttgctctctctttctttcctacgctcgctctctctgtaGGCCTTATAATCCATGAGGGCTCATCGGTGTACCGGATATTTAAGCGATGGCAGGCGGTGAACCAACAGTGGAAAGTTTTGAACTATGAGAAGGCCAAGGACCTTGGTGACCCGTTGAGCTCGGGGGgcaaagggggaggggggcgagGGTCACGGGGGGGCAGCGGCGGCCCCCACAGCTCCGGCCTGAGCAACCGCGCCGGGCGCACTGGCCAGCGCGTAAGGACTATACTCAACCACCACTGCGGCTACACCATCCTGCACATCCTGAGCCAGCTGAGGCCCACAGAGCACCGCCTGGGCTCTGCCACCAACAGGGAGGTGGTGATGAGGGTCACCACCGTATGAGGCCCCCCGACCCCCTCACTCCCAACAGGCACGATCCCGGTGGAGGATGGGGTGGAGTGAGTGGCTGTAGGGTGGCTGTAGGGGGTGGCAGAGTTGGGCGCAGACACTGCAGTCCCCCTCAAAACATCTGCCTCACAGCCATGCCTCTGTGCGCCTTCCCTCATCTTCAGATATCAAAGGACCCTTAAAGAACTGATGTGGCTCTCTTGCCTCTCTTCAACGCCTTgccctcttgctctttctcagCACACGTTGGCTTTTCAAAGACAGTGTTTGGTGGACAAAACTGCTGAGCAAAGCTGACCCATTTGTCATCTGAGAGGACTATGAGCAGCGCTTTTTTAACTGCTACATTTACCAGTGTGGATTGTGACATTGAAACCATTatgtttaaaaaagaaagatgaagACAACaaacaaggggaaaaaaactgttttaaaaaaaaaaatatcggcTTCAACTTCTAAAAGCTGGAAGGTTTTCTTTCCCCAGCTGAAATATAAAAAGCATTGCCATGTATCCTGTTCTTCTGTTTTCTAAGAAAGGCaaacaatgacaaaaaaaagagaaaaaaactgtgGGTATTGTTACTGATTTTGATTTTGATAACTTATAACATGATATGGAAAAAGTGGAATTTCATAcccaccctcccctctccttaCTTCTTCATCTATGCTTTTGACCTGATGCAGGCGGccatcttcctctttctctcattctctggtCTGTGCCACAGGTGTTGTGGTTGcagatctctctccctctctctctctctctttctctctttcgtgGTCCTACAGCCCTAACTGGCTCCTCTGCCACTTCACAAGGGCATTCCCAAGTTAAATACAAGACATCCAAGTGCAATAAACCTCCTGAAAAGAGATGAGTGACACAAAGGGGAATTCCAAAAGTACAATTCATTTTCTGCAATAAAGAAAACCTGTACATGTTATGGTGAACTGGTTTTGTGTGAGATATTCCTTGTCATTGCAGATGAGATTCTGTGTCTGGTTGCACATAGATGAGTGTGTTTTTGGTGCAGTTGGTGTACTATGACAGAGTTTTACAGTTTCCACTCACATTCCCAGTGTATGAAGTGTTACcaatttcaaaatatttattGTGAAAAAATAACAAGAGAACATctcattttaaaaaaattaaagaaaGAAACCTAATTGAGGCTCTCCTGTATGATGcaaaaaagcctttatttaaGCAGGTCTACATGCTCTCCTTTTTCTCAGTCATTTTCTAGTTTTGACCTTTtggttcagttcagttcactGATTTAATAGAGTTGATGGGAACAACATAAAATGTCTAATTCCATATTTGATAATTAACGGAGAGGCCAGTAGGCTCTTAATTATGTTTTCAGGATATAGGATTTTCTCTCACATTGATGTATCCATCCTGCAGTGTAACTTCAAACCATTTAGAATGTGGTAAAATTATTCAAACTTTTCATGGTTTTATCGTGCACCTACAATTTCTTCTTTCCCAATTCACCCCTGCACAGTAAACATGTTCTGGTCTACTGCTGCCTTTTGCCAAAAGTTTAAATATACAGAGCAGTGAAGAAAACCTCCTAACTGGACTCAACACCCCATCCACAAATTACACCTGAAGCCACAGTAAGTAAGTATGGTCTGTGTATTGTTAAGAAAACATAGGCCTTTGAATAAATGTCTATAAAAAGGTTTACGCATacgatatgtaggcctataggggttttcaactgattgtgaaccagGGTCCACCATTCTGACTAATTATGCAACCATTATGCAACCCcaggaccaccactgaataaaaatactaATTCCCACATTGAAACTACGTTACTGAATCCATATTCACGGACCACTAGCAAAGTCCTCacggaccactggttgaaaacccctggACTACATGACTGTCTGAACATGCTACACTTGATCATAGGGACATCTATAGTCTAACTAAAAAAGACACAACATTCACATGCCCCTTCACAGCTACAGACAGCTTCTTGACCAAATGTTTTTAAAAGGCAAGTCCACTGTGTCTGCAGATCTGTGCTTTTCAAAGccacataggctactgcacattaggGCTCTATTACATTATATGAATCTATCTATTATttttcaacagtagcctatagtgcCTAATTGAATGCTAGGCCTAAATAATTCTGAATGGATAAGCTACCTTGACAGTGCAAGGCAATATTAACTCACTTAAAATTAACAAAGATTTAGCCTGTCTGACACAGATGTAAACAAATGCGGCAATGACTTTTATGTGacaaaaattaaaacaaatgatTTGATAGTGCTTCGTTATAATCACATAATGCACAGCGCCTTCTGGCTGTGCAAACATGTATCCCAAACAAAGATCGTTAAGGCGCTTTAACAATCTTTGTCCCAAGTGAACATTTTCTCCAAAACCCAACCAGATAGGCTCTGCGTTCTCAGCCAATTAAAACCTAATGTATTTTTGCGTCATCCATGTGCGACTCATAGCAGTCAACGTGCGTTTAACTGGCGACTTGAGCTTTCTGTATTTGGGTGTTTATTTTACTCTGTATAACATATTTATGCGAAATTGATCGCCTCTGAGACAAGTAAGATGAGCGTTTCGATGCCACAGAAACGTTATTACCGCCAAAGGGCTCATTCCAATCCAATGGCAGACCACACATTCGAGTAGTAAGTAGCCTATGATAGCTCGCCGGATAGCACTGTCTTTTCTATTCCCATGTCTTGGGGCATCTAACTTCTTTAACGTTAGATGTCTTATATCCGCTCTAACGTTACAGTCAGACTACAATAACTGGTGTGTGGTTGGTGTTATTCAGGTATTTTAACGTAATTGGGTATCCACTAAACTCAAATAGCTTTGACTTTACAACAACAAAGTTTTGTCTAAGAAATGTAATTTTGATATAACGTCTCAGACGTTGTCATTTCCAGTCGCAGTCATTTAGTCTTCGTCATGtgttttgcaactatgaggaaTTTAATTGAAACAGTTAGTTGTCGTGTTATATTCCCCATGTACAGTATCTAGTATGGCTTTGAATTAACAGATAGATAAATGTATCCCCTTGCCTTGTCAGTCCCGTGTGTCCAGAAGAAATGGACTGGTCAGAGCTGTATCCAGAGTTTTGCAGTCCACCTGATGAACGTCATGACTACGAGCCAGACAGGCCAAGAGCCAAAGTAGAGTTTGCCGACATCGGCTGTGGATACGGAGGACTTCTTGGTAATGTTATCCCTAAATCTGCTTGCAGAAACAAATCTTCTCATTCTGAGAGGTATGATAACATCCACAAGGAACCACTAGAGGATGCTGTTGATTTAATAGTTAGTTATAGTCAAGAGATGTAGGCTTTTTCGTGAGCAACATGGGTCACCTTTGTTTGAAGCAGTGTTGCAAAAGACCCATACTACTGTAGTATGGCATTTCTTGCCGAATGAATGaacatgtaggcctaagtcTGTACTACAGTAGTATGGCATTTCTTGCCCAATGAATGaacatgtaggcctaagtcTGCTAAGTTCCTTTGAGTAACGTATTGTTGCTCAGCTAATACCCATGTTGAATTCTTTCAAAGTTTTGTCCCACTATGTGTGCCTTGTTTCAGTCTAATTGA encodes the following:
- the LOC125302651 gene encoding E3 ubiquitin-protein ligase MARCHF9-like; the encoded protein is MFKYRIRMFFNELKVLVLMRSGSRRAESEPDPDRRSGMRGLGVGGCGWPPFDCTSRDDEEEYYGTDPRPRSLAFEEKDPKLQAGLDAVSLTSTMDSGMRSPQCRICFQGPEQGELLSPCRCDGSVRCTHQPCLIRWISERGSWSCELCYFKYQVLAISTKNPLQWQAISLTVIEKVQIAAIILGSLFLIASISWLVWSSLSPSAKWQRQDLLFQICYGMYGFMDIVCIGLIIHEGSSVYRIFKRWQAVNQQWKVLNYEKAKDLGDPLSSGGKGGGGRGSRGGSGGPHSSGLSNRAGRTGQRVRTILNHHCGYTILHILSQLRPTEHRLGSATNREVVMRVTTV